A genome region from Blastocatellia bacterium includes the following:
- the serC gene encoding 3-phosphoserine/phosphohydroxythreonine transaminase, producing MTERIYNFSAGPAVLPLSVLEQVQRDMVALPGVGMSIVEISHRSKAFDEIIQGAQADMRKLAGIPDNYHILFLQGGASLQFSMVPMNLLPAGGKADYVVTGSWSKKAIKEAQRIGTVNIAATTEGDGFKRVPKQEELRLDPEAAYVHITTNETIHGVEFKYDPETGDVPMVADASSDIFSHPLNVSKYAMIYAGAQKNLAPAGVTLVIMRDDLLARSPASLHTMLNYNTHAKENSLYNTPPVFAIYVMRLVLAWLLEQGGLEAIGKQNKEKAGLLYDAMDATEFYRPHAAADCRSLMNVTFRLPSEELEKQFVAEATKAGLNGLKGHRSVGGIRASIYNAFPRQGVEALVSFMKEFERTHG from the coding sequence ATGACCGAACGAATCTATAACTTTTCCGCGGGCCCGGCGGTGCTGCCGCTGTCGGTGCTCGAACAAGTGCAGCGCGATATGGTGGCGCTGCCCGGCGTCGGCATGTCTATTGTCGAGATCAGTCACCGCTCGAAGGCGTTCGACGAAATCATTCAGGGCGCGCAAGCCGACATGCGCAAGCTCGCCGGCATCCCCGACAACTACCACATCCTGTTCTTGCAGGGCGGCGCGTCGTTGCAATTTTCGATGGTGCCGATGAACCTGCTGCCCGCTGGCGGCAAGGCCGATTATGTCGTCACCGGCTCGTGGTCGAAAAAAGCCATCAAGGAAGCGCAGCGCATCGGCACGGTCAACATCGCGGCGACAACCGAAGGCGACGGCTTCAAGCGCGTGCCGAAGCAAGAAGAGTTGAGGCTCGATCCCGAAGCCGCTTACGTTCACATCACCACCAACGAAACGATCCACGGCGTTGAATTCAAATATGATCCCGAAACCGGTGACGTGCCGATGGTGGCGGACGCTTCGTCGGACATCTTCAGCCACCCGCTGAACGTCAGCAAGTACGCGATGATCTATGCGGGCGCGCAAAAGAACCTCGCGCCGGCTGGCGTCACGCTCGTCATTATGCGAGATGACCTACTGGCGCGCAGCCCGGCCAGCCTGCACACGATGTTGAACTACAATACGCATGCCAAAGAAAACTCGCTCTACAACACGCCGCCGGTCTTTGCGATTTATGTCATGCGGCTGGTGCTCGCCTGGCTGCTCGAACAGGGCGGCCTCGAAGCCATCGGCAAGCAGAACAAAGAGAAGGCCGGCCTGTTGTACGACGCGATGGATGCGACCGAATTTTATCGCCCGCATGCGGCAGCGGATTGCCGCTCGCTGATGAATGTGACCTTCCGACTGCCGAGCGAAGAGTTGGAGAAGCAGTTTGTTGCCGAAGCCACAAAAGCCGGATTGAACGGCTTGAAGGGCCACCGCTCCGTGGGCGGCATCCGCGCCTCGATCTACAACGCCTTCCCGCGCCAGGGCGTCGAAGCGCTGGTTTCCTTCATGAAGGAATTCGAGCGCACGCACGGCTAA
- a CDS encoding alpha-2-macroglobulin family protein: MCCKRFLCLVLTIMQTAGMLAQLANAQVSRRPRPIPQVTNMQQGLQIKLSEGSPVVESQAANPRAEATRLAADETESLLRRLPAIRAEAGDEQDFALREKSLPPPRTGKTVEGQFPPAPSRDTTAQPVSGPLEVLRYAPEGEVPLAAQLSVTFSQPMVAVTSHADTVAEGVPVRLTPQPQGRWRWVGAKTLLFETDGHLPMATDYQVEVVKGTKSATGANLAETRAWRFSTPPPQVKQFYPQAGPTVRDPLMFVEFDQRIDPAAVLKTIHLRSSRQDINLRLATADELAADEMVSSLAKAAEKGRWLAFRAVAVNGDGLPLPADAGINVSVGPGTPSAEGPRTTAAAQPFTFRTYGPLRVTDQRCGWQERCTPFDQWQIQFSNPLDAAAFEQSQIRVSPEIAGMKTAVYGNMLQITGVKRGRTTYHVTVTAAVRDQFGQTLGADVPLAFNVGAAEPALAGPDKTFLVLDPSAQPRLSIYTINQPSLRVRLYRVGPENWAQFLQYLRATNDNTNATPPGRLVVNENVPVKAEADEMAETRIDLSRALENRFGHVVAIIESTLPPRNRYDRQRIAVWAAATQIGLTAFVDKQELVGWATSLKDGKPVEGARLTIAVAQTSGLRGESPTTTDASGLVRLPLNNEGGGSKLLIARKDKDVAFLPENAYWWSEQSAWVRRPEADALSWFVFDDRKMYRPGEEVHVKGWLRRIGTGTDGDVNGLDGYVKSVTYSLKDSRGNEVMKGAAQVNALGGFDAVLKLPATMNLGYANLQLEARDVSVALSNLNYNHQVQVQEFRRPEFEVTAQASEGPHFVGGSANVTATAAYYAGGGLANSEVTWQVIAHAAQFTPPNRDDFTFGKWIPWWINNSDYRQLKVETFTGRTDGAGKHSLRVDFLSVDPPRPSTVTAEASVMDVNRQQWTATTSMLVHPADLYVGIRSPRTFVQKGEPLIVQSIVCDLDGKLIVGRSVKMRAVLLDWVFEKGEWKQKEANPQECEVKSTTAPVECRFETKEGGTYRITATVMDDRERRNESELTLWVAGGKVVPKRNLEQEDAGLIPDRKEYQPGDTAEILVQAPFTPAEGVMTLRRSGIVTTERFKMESASRTLKVPIKEGYTPNVTVQVDLVGASARTDEAGKANDKLPKRPAFAKGSLNLSVPPLARKLAVEAVPRNKALEPGGETVVDVTVKDAAGRAVSGSELAVVVVDEAILGLTGYRIGDPLSTFYAPRGTDTSDYELRREVLLGNPDDLIAQTKNLPINGRSFDRLQADGLVQTESVMVSNMPAAAPMARQAQKAGIGGSASGSEPEPIRTREDFNALATFAAAVPTDSDGRASVKVKLPDNLTRYRIMAVAVAGGRQFGGGESTITARLPLMARPSAPRFLNFGDKFELPVVIQNQTDAPMEVNVGVRATNAALTDGAGRRVTVPANDRVEVRFPATTERAGTARFQIAAASGKWADAAEVSLPVWTPATTEAFATYGEIDAGAILQPVKAPSDAVTQFGGIEITTSSTELQALTDAVLYLTRYPFECAEQMSSRVMAIAALKDVLAAFKAQGLPSPQAMIDSVSRDVKRLRVLQNDDGGFGFWRRGEESWPYISIHVAHALQRAKEKGFDVPEEMRKRALDYLRNVEQHIPDYYGIEARRALIAYALYVRNRMGDRDTARARRLMAEAGLDGLSLEAVGWLLSVLTGDSASTAEVTAIRRHLNNRATEEAATAHFVTSYRDSDYLLLNSDRRADAVILESLISDQPANDLIPKLVRGLLGHRVAGRWENTQENSFVLLALDKYFAVYEKTTPNFTARAWLGDRYAGEHDFKGRTTERFNVTVPMRYLAETVASQNVVLAKDGAGRLYYRIGMQYAPASLRLEPSEHGFTVERVYEAIDKADDVRRDSDGNWHIKAGARVRVRLTMVAVSRRYHVALVDPIPAGLEAMNPELAVTGSIPQDPKESTRRSWWWGVWYEHQNMRDERVEAFASLLWDGVYTYSYVARATTPGAFVVPPSKAEEMYHPETFGRSATDRVIVE, translated from the coding sequence ATGTGCTGCAAACGATTTCTCTGTCTGGTCCTTACCATCATGCAGACTGCCGGGATGCTGGCGCAACTGGCGAATGCCCAGGTGTCGCGCCGCCCGCGCCCTATCCCCCAGGTGACGAACATGCAACAAGGCTTACAAATTAAATTGAGCGAAGGCTCACCCGTCGTCGAATCGCAAGCCGCCAACCCGCGCGCTGAAGCGACAAGGCTTGCTGCCGACGAAACCGAAAGCCTGCTGCGGCGCTTGCCGGCGATCAGAGCGGAAGCCGGCGACGAGCAGGATTTCGCGCTCAGGGAGAAATCGTTGCCGCCGCCGCGCACAGGCAAGACCGTTGAGGGCCAGTTTCCACCCGCGCCATCACGCGATACAACGGCGCAGCCAGTTAGCGGCCCGCTCGAAGTCTTGCGCTATGCCCCCGAAGGCGAAGTGCCGCTGGCGGCGCAACTGAGCGTCACCTTCTCGCAGCCGATGGTGGCGGTCACGTCGCACGCCGACACGGTCGCCGAGGGCGTGCCGGTGCGCTTGACGCCGCAGCCGCAGGGGCGCTGGCGCTGGGTTGGCGCGAAGACCTTGTTGTTTGAAACCGACGGCCACTTGCCGATGGCGACCGATTATCAGGTCGAAGTCGTCAAAGGCACGAAATCGGCTACGGGAGCCAATCTGGCGGAAACGCGCGCGTGGCGCTTCAGCACGCCGCCGCCGCAGGTGAAGCAGTTTTATCCGCAGGCCGGGCCGACCGTTCGTGACCCGCTGATGTTCGTCGAGTTCGATCAGCGCATTGATCCCGCCGCCGTGCTAAAGACGATTCACCTGCGCAGCAGTCGCCAGGATATCAACCTGCGGCTTGCCACCGCCGATGAGCTGGCCGCCGATGAAATGGTGAGCAGTCTGGCGAAGGCGGCGGAGAAGGGGCGCTGGCTGGCATTCCGCGCCGTAGCAGTGAACGGCGACGGTTTGCCGCTGCCGGCAGACGCCGGCATCAATGTGAGCGTCGGGCCGGGCACGCCTTCAGCCGAAGGCCCGCGCACGACCGCTGCCGCGCAACCGTTCACCTTTCGTACCTATGGGCCGTTGCGCGTCACCGACCAGCGTTGCGGCTGGCAAGAGCGCTGCACGCCGTTCGATCAATGGCAGATTCAGTTCAGCAACCCGCTCGATGCGGCGGCCTTTGAGCAATCACAGATTCGCGTTTCGCCCGAAATCGCCGGCATGAAGACAGCCGTCTATGGCAACATGCTCCAGATCACCGGCGTCAAGCGCGGGCGCACGACCTATCACGTTACTGTCACCGCCGCCGTGCGCGATCAGTTCGGGCAGACGCTCGGCGCGGACGTGCCGCTGGCGTTTAACGTCGGCGCGGCGGAGCCGGCGCTCGCGGGGCCGGATAAAACATTCCTTGTCCTCGACCCGTCGGCGCAGCCGCGACTATCAATCTACACGATCAATCAGCCGTCGTTGCGCGTGCGGCTCTACCGCGTCGGCCCCGAAAATTGGGCGCAGTTCCTGCAATACCTGCGAGCGACGAACGACAATACCAACGCCACGCCGCCCGGTCGCCTCGTCGTCAATGAAAACGTGCCGGTCAAAGCCGAAGCCGACGAGATGGCTGAAACTCGCATCGATTTGAGCCGCGCGCTTGAGAATCGTTTCGGCCACGTCGTCGCCATCATCGAATCCACGCTACCGCCGCGCAATCGTTATGACCGCCAGCGCATCGCCGTCTGGGCGGCGGCAACGCAGATCGGCCTGACGGCGTTCGTTGACAAACAGGAGCTTGTCGGCTGGGCCACTTCATTGAAAGATGGCAAGCCGGTTGAAGGCGCGCGCTTGACGATTGCGGTCGCGCAGACGAGCGGCCTGCGCGGCGAATCGCCGACGACGACGGATGCCAGCGGACTGGTGCGCCTGCCGCTGAACAACGAGGGCGGTGGCTCGAAACTGCTGATTGCGCGCAAGGACAAAGACGTCGCTTTCCTGCCGGAAAACGCTTACTGGTGGAGCGAGCAGAGCGCCTGGGTTCGCCGCCCGGAAGCCGATGCGCTCTCGTGGTTTGTCTTCGACGACCGCAAGATGTATCGCCCCGGCGAAGAGGTTCACGTCAAAGGCTGGCTGCGGCGCATCGGCACAGGCACTGATGGCGACGTCAACGGCCTGGACGGTTATGTGAAGAGTGTCACCTATTCGCTGAAAGATTCGCGCGGCAATGAAGTGATGAAAGGCGCGGCGCAGGTCAACGCGCTCGGCGGCTTCGATGCCGTGCTGAAACTGCCGGCGACGATGAACCTGGGCTATGCCAATCTGCAACTCGAAGCGCGCGACGTCAGCGTGGCGCTGAGCAATCTGAATTACAACCACCAGGTGCAGGTGCAGGAGTTTCGCCGTCCCGAATTTGAGGTGACGGCGCAGGCCAGCGAAGGGCCGCACTTTGTCGGCGGCTCGGCCAACGTCACGGCGACCGCTGCGTATTACGCCGGCGGCGGCCTGGCCAATTCGGAAGTCACCTGGCAAGTGATCGCGCATGCTGCGCAGTTCACGCCGCCCAACCGCGATGACTTCACCTTCGGCAAATGGATTCCGTGGTGGATCAACAATTCCGACTACCGGCAGCTAAAAGTCGAGACCTTCACGGGCCGCACGGACGGCGCGGGCAAGCATTCACTGCGCGTTGACTTTCTCTCCGTAGACCCGCCGCGCCCTTCGACCGTCACCGCCGAAGCGAGCGTCATGGATGTCAATCGCCAGCAGTGGACGGCGACGACCAGCATGCTTGTGCATCCGGCTGATCTCTATGTCGGCATTCGCAGCCCGCGCACCTTTGTTCAGAAAGGCGAGCCGCTGATTGTGCAGTCCATCGTCTGCGACCTCGACGGCAAATTGATTGTCGGGCGTTCGGTCAAGATGCGTGCAGTGCTGCTCGACTGGGTTTTTGAAAAGGGCGAGTGGAAGCAGAAGGAAGCGAACCCGCAGGAATGCGAAGTGAAATCAACCACGGCTCCGGTCGAGTGTCGCTTCGAGACGAAAGAGGGCGGCACCTATCGCATCACAGCGACGGTGATGGACGACCGCGAGCGGCGCAACGAGAGTGAGCTGACGCTGTGGGTCGCGGGCGGCAAGGTAGTTCCCAAACGCAATCTTGAGCAGGAAGACGCCGGGCTGATTCCCGACCGCAAAGAATACCAGCCGGGCGACACGGCGGAGATTCTAGTGCAAGCGCCATTCACTCCGGCCGAAGGCGTGATGACGCTGCGCCGTTCCGGCATCGTGACGACCGAACGCTTCAAGATGGAGAGCGCATCCAGGACGCTCAAGGTGCCGATCAAAGAGGGCTACACGCCGAACGTCACGGTGCAGGTTGATCTGGTCGGCGCATCGGCGCGCACAGACGAAGCTGGCAAGGCGAATGACAAGCTGCCGAAGCGCCCGGCATTCGCAAAAGGCTCGTTGAACCTGAGCGTGCCGCCGCTCGCCAGGAAGCTCGCGGTCGAAGCCGTGCCGCGCAACAAGGCGTTGGAGCCGGGCGGCGAAACCGTCGTTGACGTGACGGTGAAAGATGCGGCGGGCCGCGCCGTGTCGGGGAGCGAGCTTGCCGTGGTTGTGGTTGACGAAGCGATTCTTGGCCTGACGGGCTATCGCATTGGTGACCCGCTCTCGACCTTCTACGCGCCGCGCGGCACCGACACCAGCGATTATGAATTGCGCCGTGAGGTTCTGCTCGGCAATCCTGATGACTTGATTGCTCAGACGAAGAACCTGCCGATCAATGGGCGGAGCTTTGACCGCCTGCAAGCGGATGGGCTGGTACAGACAGAATCCGTGATGGTCTCAAATATGCCCGCCGCCGCACCGATGGCCAGGCAGGCCCAAAAGGCTGGCATCGGCGGATCAGCTTCGGGCAGTGAGCCTGAGCCGATTCGGACGCGTGAAGACTTCAACGCGCTGGCGACGTTTGCCGCGGCGGTGCCGACCGATTCGGATGGCCGCGCCAGCGTCAAAGTCAAACTGCCCGACAACCTGACGCGCTATCGCATCATGGCGGTAGCGGTCGCCGGGGGCCGTCAGTTCGGCGGCGGCGAATCAACCATCACCGCGCGCTTGCCGCTCATGGCTCGACCTTCAGCGCCGCGCTTCCTCAACTTCGGCGACAAGTTCGAGCTGCCGGTCGTCATTCAAAACCAGACCGACGCGCCGATGGAAGTCAACGTCGGCGTGCGCGCCACTAACGCCGCGCTCACGGACGGCGCGGGCCGCCGCGTCACCGTGCCGGCCAACGACCGCGTCGAAGTGCGTTTCCCGGCGACCACCGAGCGCGCAGGCACGGCGCGCTTTCAGATCGCCGCCGCGTCGGGCAAGTGGGCCGACGCCGCCGAAGTCTCGTTGCCGGTCTGGACGCCCGCGACCACCGAAGCCTTCGCCACCTACGGCGAGATCGACGCGGGCGCAATCCTTCAGCCGGTCAAAGCGCCTTCGGACGCCGTCACGCAATTCGGCGGCATCGAGATCACCACGTCATCAACCGAGCTGCAAGCCCTGACCGACGCGGTGCTGTACCTGACGCGTTACCCGTTCGAGTGCGCCGAGCAGATGTCGTCGCGGGTGATGGCGATTGCCGCGTTGAAAGACGTGCTGGCGGCGTTCAAGGCGCAAGGCTTGCCGTCGCCGCAAGCGATGATTGATTCAGTCAGCCGCGATGTGAAGCGGTTGCGCGTCTTGCAGAACGACGACGGCGGTTTCGGCTTCTGGCGGCGCGGCGAGGAATCGTGGCCCTACATCAGCATTCACGTCGCCCACGCCTTGCAGCGCGCCAAAGAGAAAGGCTTCGACGTTCCCGAAGAAATGCGGAAGCGCGCGCTCGACTACCTGCGCAACGTCGAGCAGCACATCCCGGATTACTACGGCATCGAAGCGCGCCGCGCGCTGATCGCTTACGCGCTCTACGTGCGCAATCGCATGGGCGACCGCGACACGGCGCGGGCGCGGCGGTTGATGGCCGAAGCGGGCTTGGATGGCCTTTCGCTCGAAGCCGTCGGCTGGCTGCTATCGGTGCTGACCGGCGACTCCGCCTCGACCGCTGAAGTCACGGCGATTCGCCGCCACCTGAACAACCGCGCCACGGAAGAGGCTGCCACAGCCCATTTCGTGACATCGTACAGGGACAGCGACTACCTGTTGCTGAATTCCGACCGCCGCGCCGACGCGGTGATCCTTGAATCCCTGATCAGCGACCAGCCGGCCAACGACTTGATTCCGAAGCTCGTGCGCGGCCTCTTGGGCCATCGCGTCGCGGGGCGCTGGGAGAACACGCAGGAGAACTCGTTCGTGCTGCTGGCGCTCGACAAGTACTTTGCGGTTTACGAGAAGACGACGCCGAACTTCACGGCGCGCGCCTGGCTCGGCGACCGTTACGCCGGCGAGCATGATTTCAAAGGCCGCACCACGGAACGCTTCAACGTCACGGTGCCGATGCGCTACCTGGCGGAAACCGTGGCGTCGCAGAATGTCGTGCTGGCCAAAGACGGCGCGGGCCGCTTGTATTACCGCATCGGCATGCAGTACGCGCCGGCGAGCTTGAGGCTTGAGCCGTCCGAGCATGGCTTCACGGTCGAGCGCGTCTATGAAGCGATAGACAAAGCCGACGACGTGCGCCGCGACAGCGATGGCAACTGGCATATCAAAGCGGGCGCGCGAGTGCGCGTACGGCTGACGATGGTAGCCGTGTCGCGCCGCTATCACGTGGCGCTGGTTGATCCAATACCGGCAGGGCTTGAGGCAATGAACCCTGAGCTGGCGGTGACGGGCAGTATTCCGCAAGACCCGAAAGAATCAACCCGTCGCTCCTGGTGGTGGGGCGTCTGGTACGAGCACCAGAACATGCGCGATGAGCGGGTCGAAGCTTTCGCGTCGCTGCTGTGGGATGGCGTCTACACCTATTCGTACGTCGCGAGAGCGACGACGCCGGGCGCGTTTGTGGTGCCGCCGTCAAAGGCCGAAGAGATGTACCATCCGGAAACCTTCGGACGCAGCGCCACCGACCGCGTCATCGTCGAGTAA